Proteins encoded together in one Maricaulis maris window:
- a CDS encoding DUF3489 domain-containing protein — MSKLTPTHLAILNALSTQDGPAPVDQLSSLPASGAALEAHIDHLANRGFLTRTGKAIAITEIGQAALSETPAKTAKTVKSQPASAPAPEPSEAKSDGPPTKKARLIALLTAETGVTVPDLAETLDWLPHTTRAALTGLKKAGYMIDKLPPLEGNRSSRYKLVEAA, encoded by the coding sequence ATGTCCAAGCTCACTCCCACCCACCTCGCGATCCTGAACGCCCTCAGCACTCAGGACGGTCCCGCGCCGGTCGATCAGCTGTCCAGTCTGCCGGCCTCGGGCGCGGCACTGGAAGCCCATATCGATCACCTCGCCAACCGCGGGTTTCTCACGCGGACTGGGAAGGCCATCGCCATCACCGAAATAGGGCAGGCTGCCCTTTCTGAAACTCCGGCGAAGACCGCCAAGACAGTTAAGAGCCAACCCGCCTCCGCGCCGGCGCCCGAGCCTTCTGAAGCAAAGTCCGACGGCCCGCCGACCAAGAAGGCCCGCCTGATCGCGCTCCTAACCGCCGAGACCGGCGTCACCGTGCCTGATCTGGCAGAGACGCTGGACTGGCTGCCCCACACCACGCGGGCCGCCCTGACGGGGCTCAAGAAGGCAGGATACATGATCGACAAGCTTCCTCCCCTCGAAGGCAACCGGTCCTCGCGTTACAAACTCGTCGAGGCGGCCTGA
- a CDS encoding carbon-nitrogen hydrolase family protein: MSLLAIATLQLDVALSDNLELVEREVRSIARRFPWVMMVAIGELAIHGAGLDKAEPAGGPTERRLQDLARETGLWLIPGSLYERRASKIYNMTPVIDPRGEIIARYDKLFPFLPYEQGVESGTGYVVFELPGIGSVGIAICYDMWFPEAIRTLCAMGAEVIILPTMTNTVDRDVELAIARANAAINQCYFVDINVAGQQGNGRSVVYGPGGELLHEAGTGREVMAFELDLEQVRRVRERGWNGLGQVLKSFRDAPAMFPMHADPALRQTGMPGLGPLTMPQRLDEGFAGDGKGEGRASKPRLSVIE; this comes from the coding sequence ATGTCTTTACTGGCGATCGCCACCCTTCAGCTCGACGTCGCCCTTTCGGACAATCTCGAGCTTGTCGAGCGCGAGGTCCGTTCGATCGCCAGGCGCTTTCCCTGGGTGATGATGGTGGCCATCGGCGAGTTGGCGATCCATGGCGCCGGCCTCGACAAGGCAGAGCCGGCAGGCGGGCCGACCGAGCGCCGGCTACAGGATCTGGCGCGTGAAACCGGTCTCTGGCTGATCCCCGGCTCGCTCTATGAGCGCCGTGCCAGCAAAATCTACAACATGACCCCGGTCATTGATCCGCGCGGCGAAATCATTGCCCGTTATGACAAGCTGTTTCCCTTCCTGCCCTACGAGCAGGGGGTTGAATCGGGGACTGGCTATGTCGTCTTCGAACTTCCCGGCATTGGCAGCGTCGGCATCGCGATCTGCTACGACATGTGGTTCCCGGAGGCGATCCGCACGCTGTGCGCCATGGGTGCCGAAGTCATTATCCTTCCGACCATGACCAATACGGTCGATCGCGATGTGGAACTGGCAATCGCCCGCGCCAATGCGGCGATCAACCAGTGCTATTTCGTCGATATCAACGTGGCCGGCCAGCAGGGCAATGGCCGCTCGGTGGTCTACGGGCCCGGCGGTGAATTGCTTCACGAGGCCGGGACCGGCCGCGAGGTGATGGCGTTCGAGCTGGACCTGGAACAGGTCCGCCGTGTGCGCGAGCGCGGCTGGAATGGCCTCGGCCAGGTTCTCAAGAGTTTCCGCGACGCGCCGGCAATGTTTCCGATGCACGCCGATCCAGCGCTGCGCCAGACCGGCATGCCCGGGCTGGGGCCGCTGACCATGCCGCAAAGACTGGACGAGGGGTTTGCCGGTGACGGCAAGGGGGAGGGCCGGGCGTCAAAGCCCCGGCTTTCAGTCATCGAGTAA
- a CDS encoding DUF5681 domain-containing protein, with product MSRDQSEYEVGYGKPPKATQFKKGQSGNPRGRPKKQPKDVAAHMSDLLAEKRPVRIDGKTVMMSGEELVARRLMEKALKGDAKAFEKVHQLKAQHTEKLRRLAREKANSNELVVHLVHAKIPEEECYKKPGQRIDYGKNGAPTMIETWDGYLPDDVEEADGDS from the coding sequence ATGAGCCGGGACCAGTCTGAATACGAGGTGGGATACGGCAAACCACCCAAGGCCACGCAGTTCAAGAAAGGCCAGAGCGGCAATCCGCGTGGCCGGCCGAAAAAGCAGCCCAAGGACGTCGCCGCTCACATGTCTGACCTTCTCGCGGAGAAGCGCCCGGTCCGGATCGATGGCAAGACCGTGATGATGAGCGGGGAAGAACTTGTGGCTCGACGGCTGATGGAGAAGGCACTCAAGGGCGACGCAAAGGCCTTTGAAAAGGTTCATCAGCTCAAGGCCCAGCACACCGAGAAATTACGCCGCCTTGCCAGAGAGAAGGCGAATTCGAACGAACTCGTCGTTCACCTCGTTCACGCGAAAATCCCAGAAGAAGAGTGCTATAAAAAGCCTGGGCAGCGCATCGACTACGGCAAGAATGGAGCGCCGACCATGATCGAGACATGGGATGGATATCTGCCCGACGATGTTGAGGAGGCAGACGGCGACAGCTAG
- the msrA gene encoding peptide-methionine (S)-S-oxide reductase MsrA, whose amino-acid sequence MSDPVWKSEIIPADQALPGRQMAIPTAPSHFITGRDIRIEVPDGMMEIFVGMGCFWGAERLFWETTGIWHTAVGYGGGSTPNPTYEETCTGATGHTELVRVVFDPVEILPEDVLKVFWEGHDPTQGMRQGNDRGTQYRSALYTTSEAQLGLARQSAERYQAELSRAGLGHITTEIAAAGPFYYAEDYHQQYLAKNPSGYCGIGGTGVVCPIGLGVDA is encoded by the coding sequence ATGTCAGATCCGGTCTGGAAATCTGAAATCATCCCCGCCGACCAGGCCCTGCCGGGACGCCAGATGGCGATCCCGACAGCCCCGTCACACTTCATCACCGGTCGCGATATCCGTATCGAAGTGCCCGACGGCATGATGGAAATCTTCGTCGGCATGGGCTGCTTCTGGGGCGCCGAGCGGCTGTTCTGGGAGACCACGGGCATCTGGCATACGGCGGTCGGCTATGGCGGCGGCTCCACTCCCAACCCGACCTATGAAGAGACCTGCACCGGTGCAACCGGCCATACCGAGCTGGTGCGGGTTGTCTTCGACCCGGTGGAGATCCTGCCGGAAGACGTCTTGAAGGTCTTCTGGGAAGGCCACGATCCGACCCAGGGCATGCGCCAGGGCAATGATCGCGGGACGCAATATCGCTCCGCCCTTTACACCACCAGCGAAGCCCAGCTTGGCCTCGCACGGCAGTCGGCGGAGCGCTACCAGGCCGAGCTCAGCCGCGCCGGGCTTGGGCATATCACCACCGAGATCGCGGCGGCCGGGCCCTTCTACTACGCCGAAGACTACCATCAGCAGTATCTGGCCAAGAATCCGTCCGGCTATTGCGGTATTGGCGGCACCGGCGTGGTCTGCCCGATCGGCCTCGGGGTCGACGCCTGA
- a CDS encoding TonB-dependent receptor → MAVLLGTTALASGACIPAYAQDDQADSRREVITVTATRRDESVSDVPYNISAVGGADIERGNILDEAELLRSIPGVAVVDRGARNSGTLNAARIRGLAVDGNGLGDYAVSSVASVSTYINDTPVFAGFTLRDLDRVEVLRGPQGTLYGSGSLGGTVRYITRDPDFGEVNGYISGSTSNVEGSEDWGYGLDGVLNLPLGEHAALRLVGSFGDYPGITDYVNVYDLDANGAPVAPNGILDPAASYHSVVDADTVETWMGRATFLWEPTDTFSLRLVHARQSDEVGGRRQQTVGVDGYGNAYGDYENGSIQLEPSSRDINMTSLELEMDLGFATLTSSTSHYDHNGDSTSENTGFYAQAGWLGFYYNYPRPMASAVRTYADEAVVQEVRLVTDDGGNFDYVVGAFYRQQQIESTQGSYLRGFKAWWDALLPFAAGAVSGDQDWAYRRTENFTETALFGELTWHASDDLDLTFGARYFDNESDNDTFMALPLWTGLYPDVNAQFSSAEDDVLFKFNMAWRFSDEDMLYGTISEGYRRGGSNAVPLTGFYAEDPRWQLYTSDSVVNYEIGFKGDRGDFRYDVSVFYVDWADPQFNTASTNWGFFAVQNGSEASSMGLEASIDGFIGDDWHYSLGYAYINAELGADFYAPDRPAPATPIALDGAMLPGTPEHQLNWSLDYTTQVNNWSSFTRLDGYYQSETTNAVTTSPTFNVPLDGFAIWNLTTTFSRDALDLSFWVKNITNEEGVTGVFTEAYMGTAPGEGYYGNGNKQMISLPRTIGATLRYNF, encoded by the coding sequence ATGGCCGTGCTGTTGGGGACGACAGCCCTGGCGTCGGGCGCCTGCATTCCGGCCTATGCCCAGGATGATCAAGCCGACAGCCGCCGCGAGGTCATCACTGTGACAGCGACGCGGCGCGATGAGAGCGTCTCCGACGTTCCCTACAATATTTCCGCTGTAGGCGGCGCTGACATCGAGCGCGGCAATATTCTGGATGAGGCCGAACTCCTGCGCTCCATCCCCGGCGTTGCTGTGGTTGATCGCGGCGCCCGCAATTCAGGCACGCTGAACGCCGCCCGCATCCGTGGCCTGGCTGTCGATGGCAACGGCCTGGGTGATTACGCGGTCTCGTCGGTCGCCTCTGTGTCGACCTATATCAATGACACGCCGGTCTTTGCCGGCTTCACGCTGCGCGATCTGGACCGCGTTGAAGTCCTGCGCGGCCCGCAAGGCACGCTCTACGGCTCCGGCTCGCTGGGCGGCACCGTCCGCTATATCACCCGCGACCCCGATTTCGGCGAAGTGAACGGTTATATCAGTGGCTCGACCTCGAATGTCGAGGGTTCCGAGGACTGGGGCTACGGTCTCGACGGTGTTCTCAACCTGCCGCTGGGCGAGCACGCTGCGCTGCGTCTGGTCGGCAGTTTCGGCGATTATCCGGGCATCACAGATTATGTGAACGTCTACGACCTCGACGCCAATGGCGCGCCGGTTGCGCCGAATGGCATTCTCGATCCGGCTGCCTCCTACCACTCGGTGGTCGATGCTGACACGGTTGAGACCTGGATGGGCCGCGCGACCTTCCTGTGGGAGCCGACGGATACCTTCTCGCTGCGTCTCGTGCATGCGCGCCAATCCGATGAGGTCGGCGGACGCCGGCAGCAGACCGTCGGTGTAGACGGCTATGGCAATGCCTATGGCGATTACGAGAACGGCTCGATCCAGCTGGAACCGTCTTCGCGCGATATCAATATGACCTCGCTTGAATTGGAGATGGATCTCGGTTTCGCGACCCTGACGTCATCGACCTCGCACTATGATCACAACGGCGACAGCACGAGCGAGAATACCGGCTTCTACGCCCAAGCCGGCTGGCTCGGATTCTACTATAATTACCCGCGCCCGATGGCCTCTGCCGTCCGCACCTATGCCGATGAAGCTGTGGTCCAGGAAGTCCGCCTGGTCACAGATGATGGCGGCAATTTCGACTACGTCGTGGGTGCCTTCTATCGCCAGCAACAAATCGAGTCGACGCAAGGCAGCTATCTGCGCGGCTTCAAGGCGTGGTGGGATGCCCTCCTGCCTTTCGCGGCCGGCGCTGTTTCCGGTGACCAGGACTGGGCCTATCGCCGGACCGAGAATTTCACCGAGACGGCCCTGTTTGGCGAGCTGACCTGGCATGCCAGCGACGATCTCGATCTGACCTTCGGTGCCCGCTATTTCGACAACGAGTCAGACAATGACACCTTCATGGCGCTGCCGCTGTGGACGGGTCTCTATCCGGACGTGAATGCCCAATTCTCCTCGGCCGAAGACGATGTCCTGTTCAAGTTCAACATGGCCTGGCGCTTCTCCGACGAGGACATGCTCTATGGCACGATTTCCGAAGGCTATCGCCGTGGCGGCTCGAATGCGGTTCCGTTGACGGGCTTCTATGCCGAGGATCCACGCTGGCAGCTCTACACCTCCGACTCCGTGGTCAATTACGAGATCGGCTTCAAGGGTGATCGCGGCGATTTCCGCTATGATGTCAGCGTCTTCTATGTCGACTGGGCCGACCCGCAATTCAATACGGCCTCCACCAATTGGGGGTTCTTCGCGGTGCAGAATGGCAGCGAAGCCAGCTCGATGGGCCTGGAGGCTTCGATCGACGGCTTCATCGGCGATGATTGGCACTACTCGCTGGGCTATGCCTATATCAATGCCGAGCTCGGGGCGGATTTCTACGCGCCCGATCGCCCGGCACCGGCGACCCCCATCGCGCTCGACGGTGCCATGCTGCCGGGTACGCCGGAGCACCAGCTCAACTGGTCGCTCGATTATACGACGCAGGTGAATAACTGGTCTTCCTTCACCCGGCTGGATGGTTACTACCAGTCTGAAACCACCAATGCCGTCACCACCTCGCCAACCTTCAATGTCCCGCTGGACGGGTTTGCGATCTGGAATCTGACCACCACCTTCTCGCGTGATGCGCTCGACCTGTCCTTCTGGGTCAAGAACATCACCAATGAGGAAGGCGTCACTGGCGTATTCACCGAAGCCTATATGGGCACCGCCCCGGGTGAGGGTTATTACGGCAATGGCAACAAGCAGATGATTTCCCTGCCCAGAACCATTGGCGCGACGCTGCGCTATAATTTCTGA
- a CDS encoding recombinase family protein — MDRAPGNARRTIRCAIYTRKSSEEGLDQEFNSLDSQFEACAAYIASQKAEGWKLLPERYDDGGISGGTLERPAIRRLMADIDGGRVDMIVVYKIDRLTRSLADFSRLIDRLDAADCSFVSVTQAFNTSTSMGRLTLNVLLSFAQFEREVTSERIRDKIAASKKKGMWMGGMVPTGHDVDPNPNARGLIVNAGEADNVRTLFALYDEHECLSTVASKAEAQGIRSKHRTFASGKQYGGAVLSHGAIHYILTNPIYAGRIRHKLEIYDGQHEAIISEDLWARVQDKLQAHAARPRVRDPATKTLKQPDQKSPLAVKLFDETGDRLTPSHSRRRTEGGHKRIRYYVSRRLMKGAVDDPSGWRLPALKLERAVCGAIVSHLDEAGEQLFCEPDPIAIYRAQDALGRVRARLEARDGETLRVVTQTVRVSPNRLHINLDRVRLAEALVIDPSALAEDQLAIETAFELRRRGVEIKIITGQFERAPDQTLINAIAKAHQWLAEARRGVSLAAIGRRYGWTDSPIRQRIRLAFLSPDITSAILDGRQPPELTLQHLLTHPIPLDCDAQARVLGFSGRKIPCSAQ, encoded by the coding sequence ATGGACCGCGCCCCGGGAAACGCCCGCCGCACCATCCGCTGCGCGATCTACACACGTAAGTCTTCAGAGGAAGGGCTGGATCAGGAGTTCAACTCGCTCGACTCCCAGTTCGAGGCGTGCGCGGCCTATATCGCCAGTCAGAAGGCCGAAGGCTGGAAGCTCCTACCCGAGCGATACGATGATGGCGGCATCTCCGGCGGCACGCTGGAACGCCCCGCGATCCGGCGCCTCATGGCCGATATCGATGGCGGACGGGTCGACATGATCGTCGTTTACAAGATCGACCGGCTGACACGCTCGCTGGCGGACTTTTCCCGATTGATTGATCGGCTTGACGCGGCCGATTGTTCCTTCGTCTCGGTCACCCAGGCCTTCAACACCTCAACCTCGATGGGCCGGCTGACACTGAACGTGCTTCTCTCCTTTGCCCAGTTTGAGCGGGAGGTCACATCTGAGCGCATCCGCGACAAGATCGCCGCCTCCAAGAAGAAGGGCATGTGGATGGGCGGCATGGTGCCCACGGGCCATGACGTCGATCCGAACCCCAATGCCCGAGGCCTGATCGTCAACGCCGGTGAGGCCGACAATGTGCGCACCCTGTTCGCGCTCTATGATGAACATGAATGCCTATCGACCGTGGCGTCGAAGGCAGAGGCTCAAGGCATCCGTTCCAAGCATCGCACCTTCGCCTCGGGTAAACAGTATGGCGGAGCCGTCCTCTCACATGGCGCGATCCACTATATCCTGACCAACCCGATCTATGCCGGTCGCATCCGCCACAAGCTGGAGATCTATGACGGCCAACACGAGGCCATTATCTCCGAAGACCTATGGGCCCGCGTACAGGACAAGCTCCAGGCCCATGCCGCCCGGCCGCGTGTGCGTGATCCCGCCACCAAGACGCTCAAGCAACCCGACCAGAAATCGCCGCTCGCCGTAAAGCTCTTTGACGAGACCGGCGACCGGCTGACACCCAGTCATTCGCGGCGCAGGACAGAGGGCGGTCACAAGCGCATCCGCTACTATGTCTCCCGGCGGCTGATGAAAGGGGCGGTCGACGATCCCTCCGGTTGGCGCCTGCCGGCCCTCAAACTGGAGCGGGCCGTTTGTGGTGCGATCGTCAGTCACCTCGATGAGGCCGGTGAACAGCTCTTCTGCGAACCCGATCCCATCGCGATTTACAGGGCGCAGGACGCGCTCGGTCGGGTAAGAGCCCGGCTGGAGGCGCGCGACGGGGAGACCCTGCGCGTTGTAACCCAGACGGTCCGCGTGTCCCCGAACCGGCTTCATATCAATCTCGATCGTGTGAGGTTGGCGGAAGCACTGGTCATCGACCCGAGCGCACTCGCCGAGGATCAGCTCGCCATCGAGACCGCGTTTGAGCTGCGCCGACGCGGCGTTGAGATCAAGATCATCACAGGCCAGTTCGAGCGGGCCCCGGATCAGACCCTGATCAATGCCATCGCGAAGGCTCACCAATGGCTTGCCGAAGCCCGGCGCGGCGTCTCCCTGGCCGCCATCGGCCGGCGCTATGGCTGGACCGACAGTCCCATCCGACAGCGCATCCGCCTGGCCTTCCTGTCGCCCGACATTACCTCGGCGATCCTGGACGGGCGCCAGCCGCCCGAACTGACCTTGCAGCACCTTCTCACCCACCCCATTCCACTCGACTGCGATGCACAGGCGCGGGTGCTGGGGTTTTCCGGTCGGAAAATTCCCTGTTCGGCCCAATAA
- a CDS encoding HAD-IB family phosphatase, translating to MARLIAFDVDSTLLRVESLDTAIEAALATREDKAAAKGRLHEITRAGMSGSMALRDSLEARLQLAALDRDGVASVAEQLRHRLTPGMAPLLRRLRERGDSLHAVSGGFADLLEPVLGDLGFGHGDIHANRFVWDADRVSGLDTGYPLSRNGGKAEILNTISKRADETIMVGDGMTDFEAYEAGAADRFIGFGLIAKRDVVIAACEWSGARYVRSVDDLAKALGV from the coding sequence GTGGCGCGCCTGATTGCCTTTGATGTGGACTCCACCCTCCTGCGGGTCGAGTCCCTGGACACGGCCATCGAAGCCGCCCTCGCCACGCGGGAGGACAAGGCTGCGGCGAAGGGCCGGCTGCACGAGATTACACGGGCCGGCATGTCGGGCAGCATGGCCCTGCGGGACAGCCTCGAGGCCCGGCTTCAACTCGCTGCACTCGACCGTGACGGTGTCGCCTCCGTGGCAGAACAATTGCGCCACCGCCTGACCCCCGGCATGGCGCCGCTGCTGCGCCGGCTGCGTGAGCGGGGGGACAGCCTGCATGCTGTCTCCGGGGGGTTTGCCGACCTGCTCGAACCGGTCCTCGGTGATCTCGGCTTTGGCCATGGCGACATCCATGCCAATCGGTTCGTCTGGGACGCCGACCGGGTCAGCGGGCTGGATACCGGCTATCCGCTGTCGCGCAATGGGGGCAAGGCCGAGATCCTCAACACGATTTCCAAACGCGCTGACGAGACCATCATGGTCGGCGACGGCATGACCGATTTTGAAGCCTATGAGGCCGGCGCCGCCGACCGCTTTATCGGCTTCGGGCTGATCGCCAAGCGGGACGTCGTGATCGCGGCCTGCGAATGGTCGGGGGCGCGCTATGTGCGGTCGGTCGATGACCTCGCCAAGGCGCTCGGCGTCTGA
- a CDS encoding DNA methyltransferase — translation MKPTAMVMDAIKDVTAMDGIVLDPFGGSGSTLLAAEGCSRSARLIELDPRYCDLIVSRFQANSGEDARLEATGERFSLVREIRLDWEDEE, via the coding sequence GTGAAGCCGACAGCCATGGTGATGGATGCGATCAAGGATGTAACGGCGATGGACGGGATCGTGCTCGATCCGTTTGGCGGATCGGGTTCGACGCTGCTGGCAGCGGAAGGCTGCAGCCGTTCGGCGCGACTGATCGAGCTGGATCCGCGCTATTGCGATTTGATCGTGTCGCGGTTCCAGGCGAATTCCGGCGAGGACGCTCGACTGGAAGCGACGGGTGAGCGTTTCTCGCTGGTGCGTGAAATTCGTCTGGACTGGGAGGATGAGGAATGA
- a CDS encoding DUF2924 domain-containing protein yields MARRKRSVGIDLEALVERPRDELVAIWQARFASKPPRGSSQAFLARLLAYDLQVEARGGLGPRLEKRLLGLAAGETPKPGAPKLKPGAQLMRTWNGITHRVDVVEEGYRYREETFSSLSAIAKAITGTHWSGPRFFGLVSRKKAA; encoded by the coding sequence ATGGCGCGGCGCAAACGCTCGGTCGGGATTGATCTCGAAGCGCTGGTCGAACGACCACGCGATGAGCTGGTGGCGATCTGGCAGGCCAGGTTTGCCAGCAAGCCACCACGTGGATCGAGCCAGGCGTTTCTGGCCCGTCTTCTGGCATACGACCTTCAGGTCGAGGCCAGGGGCGGGCTCGGCCCGCGTCTGGAAAAGCGCCTGCTCGGACTTGCAGCCGGCGAAACGCCCAAGCCCGGCGCCCCAAAGCTCAAACCCGGCGCGCAGCTGATGCGCACCTGGAATGGGATCACGCACCGCGTCGATGTCGTTGAGGAGGGCTATCGCTACCGCGAGGAGACATTCTCCTCGCTGTCCGCCATCGCCAAGGCGATCACGGGCACGCATTGGTCCGGCCCACGCTTCTTTGGCCTCGTCTCGCGCAAGAAGGCGGCGTGA
- a CDS encoding DUF4386 domain-containing protein, whose amino-acid sequence MTDHPLIRNPRTFARLSGLAYLAIIGLGIFAQMGVRGQIIDWSDAGATADQIRLDPLLLRAGILADLTVFALDIVLAVMFYRLLAPAGRGLALFAMAVRITMTAVLCVNLLNMMTPLVLLGDGPIAAQLDPAMADAASLVFLGLHNEGYILGLMLFGLHCACLGILLARADYFPAFLGWLMGLSGLSYISLGIIHFGLPESGAIGGLLLLPAALPEFVFTGWLLAVGLNRSRWDAVMDRQRTSRARIEPSSART is encoded by the coding sequence ATGACCGACCACCCCCTGATCCGCAACCCGCGGACCTTTGCCCGCCTGTCCGGCCTCGCCTATCTCGCAATCATCGGACTGGGGATTTTCGCCCAGATGGGCGTTCGGGGCCAGATCATCGACTGGAGCGATGCCGGGGCCACGGCCGACCAGATCCGTCTGGACCCGCTCCTGCTGCGGGCCGGCATTCTGGCCGACCTGACTGTCTTTGCGCTGGATATCGTGCTGGCCGTGATGTTCTACCGTTTGCTGGCCCCGGCCGGCCGGGGCCTCGCCCTGTTCGCGATGGCGGTCCGGATCACGATGACCGCAGTATTGTGCGTCAACCTGCTGAACATGATGACGCCGCTGGTCCTGCTCGGCGACGGCCCCATCGCCGCCCAGCTCGATCCCGCGATGGCGGACGCGGCATCGCTCGTCTTTCTGGGTCTCCACAATGAAGGCTATATTCTCGGCCTGATGCTGTTCGGCCTGCATTGCGCCTGTCTCGGCATACTGCTGGCCCGGGCCGACTATTTCCCCGCATTCCTCGGCTGGCTGATGGGCCTGTCAGGCCTCAGCTATATCTCCCTCGGCATCATCCATTTCGGCCTGCCGGAGTCTGGCGCGATCGGGGGCCTGCTCCTCCTGCCGGCCGCCCTGCCCGAATTCGTCTTCACCGGCTGGCTGCTCGCGGTCGGCCTCAACCGCTCACGCTGGGACGCGGTGATGGACCGTCAGCGCACCAGCCGCGCCCGGATCGAGCCGTCCAGCGCCCGGACATGA
- a CDS encoding PLP-dependent aminotransferase family protein — protein MMNSAKSFAPLFRVDASLGQSLQEQIRRRVIEAIAADIFPPGRKLPSSRKLANVLGVSRNTVFLAYQQLIAEGHLEARERSGIFIAETTAPGRGMVRVAGRETGHDKVEAVRFLRGVRPHSQSYKCPPNWQKYRFPFIEGRYDKTLFPTAEWREASRLALAVNEVEEWSLDNGEVDDPALIEEIRTKLLPRRGIRAGSDELLVTVGEQQAFFLVAQLFADAKARICLEEPGLPDLRELFSMYGARLQHQPVDDEGLVVDARLRGSDLVYVSPSRQRPTGVTMSMERRRALLEAAAAEDFLIIEDDFECEMNYLGDALPALRSLDEEGRVIYIASLSKVLAPGVRLGFMVAPAKIINEARRLRDLTTRRPSPNNQRAAAFFLSLGHYDAMLRRLRRVSEERLIALRDALNHYRPSSIAIAPVEGGTTYWVRGPDNLDARVLIRAAEARGILIEPADDWFVLPDGPKNMFRLGVTGLPAAEIRAGIETLSQVMRELDHADPAMTPAAEEGWLAAEDIRAMMSPATLLYKTVYGEPCTIILAADGSMSGRSGYGGEDQDSGRWWIEGDKWYRQWRNWAFGEALGFHIRIDGDRLSWLDDQGRAVDGAVLSREPRDTPIQTGPKTKT, from the coding sequence ATGATGAATTCGGCGAAATCCTTTGCGCCCCTGTTCCGGGTCGACGCCAGTCTGGGCCAGTCCCTGCAGGAGCAGATCCGGCGGCGGGTGATTGAGGCGATTGCGGCCGACATTTTTCCGCCGGGGCGCAAATTGCCGTCATCGCGCAAGCTGGCGAATGTGCTCGGCGTGTCGCGCAATACGGTCTTCCTCGCCTATCAGCAATTGATCGCCGAGGGGCATCTGGAAGCGCGCGAACGCTCGGGGATTTTCATTGCCGAGACCACCGCGCCGGGCCGCGGCATGGTGCGGGTGGCGGGGCGCGAGACCGGGCATGACAAGGTCGAGGCGGTGCGTTTCCTGCGCGGCGTGCGGCCGCATTCCCAGAGCTATAAATGCCCGCCGAACTGGCAGAAATACCGCTTCCCCTTCATTGAGGGTCGCTACGACAAAACCCTCTTCCCGACGGCCGAATGGCGCGAGGCGAGCCGGCTGGCGCTCGCTGTCAATGAGGTCGAGGAATGGTCGCTCGATAATGGCGAAGTCGATGATCCCGCCCTGATCGAGGAGATCCGCACGAAGCTCCTGCCCCGGCGCGGCATACGCGCCGGATCGGATGAATTGCTGGTGACGGTGGGCGAGCAGCAGGCCTTCTTCCTGGTGGCCCAGCTCTTTGCCGATGCCAAGGCGCGCATCTGCCTGGAGGAGCCTGGCCTGCCCGATCTGCGCGAGCTCTTCTCCATGTATGGCGCCCGCCTGCAGCATCAGCCGGTTGATGATGAGGGCCTCGTCGTCGATGCGCGGCTGCGCGGCAGTGATCTGGTCTATGTCTCGCCGAGCCGTCAGCGGCCGACCGGGGTGACGATGTCGATGGAGCGGCGGCGCGCCTTGCTCGAAGCGGCCGCGGCCGAGGATTTCCTCATAATCGAAGATGATTTCGAGTGCGAAATGAATTATCTCGGCGACGCACTGCCGGCCCTGCGCAGCCTCGATGAAGAGGGCCGGGTCATCTATATCGCCAGCCTCTCCAAGGTGCTGGCGCCGGGGGTGCGGCTCGGCTTCATGGTCGCACCGGCCAAGATTATCAATGAGGCGCGGCGCTTGCGCGATCTCACCACGCGCCGGCCCTCTCCGAACAATCAGCGCGCTGCCGCCTTCTTCCTGTCGCTTGGCCATTATGACGCCATGCTGCGGCGCCTGCGCCGGGTCAGCGAAGAGCGTTTGATCGCCCTGCGCGATGCGCTGAACCACTACCGGCCCTCCTCGATCGCTATCGCTCCGGTCGAGGGCGGCACCACTTACTGGGTGCGCGGTCCGGACAATCTGGATGCCCGCGTGCTCATCCGTGCGGCGGAGGCGCGGGGCATATTGATCGAGCCCGCCGATGACTGGTTTGTGCTTCCTGATGGTCCCAAGAACATGTTCCGTCTTGGCGTGACAGGGCTGCCAGCGGCGGAAATCCGCGCTGGAATCGAAACACTCTCCCAGGTCATGCGCGAGCTGGACCACGCTGATCCGGCCATGACTCCGGCGGCAGAGGAGGGCTGGCTCGCGGCAGAGGACATCCGCGCCATGATGAGCCCGGCGACCCTCCTCTACAAAACCGTCTATGGCGAGCCCTGCACGATCATTCTTGCAGCGGACGGTAGTATGAGCGGCCGCTCCGGCTATGGCGGCGAGGATCAGGATAGCGGCCGCTGGTGGATCGAAGGCGACAAATGGTACCGGCAATGGCGCAATTGGGCGTTCGGTGAAGCGCTGGGCTTCCACATCCGGATAGACGGCGACCGCCTGTCCTGGCTGGACGATCAGGGCCGGGCTGTCGATGGGGCCGTGCTGAGCCGGGAGCCGCGCGACACCCCGATCCAAACTGGTCCAAAGACAAAGACCTGA